TTGCACTCACGCTCGGCGTGGTCGCCTGCTCGGACAGCATCGGGCCGTCCTCCTCGACGGAGGAAACCACGGAGTCCAGCCCCTCCACGACGGCTAACAACGATGAGGTGTACATGGCCGTCGACGATCAACCCGAGCTCGTGGGCGGCATGGAGGCTCTACAGGAGTCCGTCTATTACCCCGAGGTGGCAAGGAGGGCGGGGCTTGAAGGGCAGGTCATCGTCCAGTTCGTGGTAGACGAGAAGGGAACTGTGACAAATCTCAAGGTCACGCGAGGGGTCGACGAGATACTGAACGAATCAGCCCTTGAGGCAGTGCGGCAGCAAACCTTTGAGCCAGGTCGAGAAGAGGGGGAGCCGGTGCCCGTACAGATGTCTCTTCCGATCACCTTCAAGCGGCCAGAGGCCGGTTCTCCCGAAACTACGACTCGGAATGAAGTTGTCGAATCTCCTAAATGGTCTCCGGCTGTTGCAAGTATTGAAGGAGGAAAACAAGCTCTTCAGGATGCTACCTCCTACCCTGATCTTGCCAGAAGTGCAGGAATTGAGGGAACCGTTCGCATCACCTTTACCGTGAGGAAATCAGGCGAGATCGAGGATGCCCGAGTCACGAAGAGCGTGCACGAAGCCCTTGATGCCGCTGCACTTGAGGCCGTGAGGAACGTATCGTTTACTCCAGCCAAAGAAGACAGCATTCTGGTTCCCACAGAGATGACCCTACCGATCAGCTTCTCCCTCGCAGGCAATGGAGAATAAAACTCTCCGTTTAGCGAGCCACCTGCCGGGCCGGATGGTTAGGGTCAGCCTCCGTAAGCCCGCGTTCTGCCGGGTCCCCGTTCTGTCGCAGGCTCCGGTTCCAGAACCAGATGATGACGCCGAAGAACAGGGCGGCCCCAAAACTCATGAGCCCGTTGATGCCGGCAATTCGGATCTGCGTATCCACGACCGGTGTCGCATTGATGGCCTCCGTGACGACAATGGACCGGCTGCCCCCCGACGCCACCCGTACCTGCAGGGTTTCTCGCCCCTTTAGGGCAGGCACGATGCCGTGGGGGAGCGAGAGCCGCTCGCGTGTGAGCGTGGAGCCGTCAGGCATCGGGACGCGGAGGCTCACGTAGTCGTACGTGACCTGGGTTCGGTTCGAGGCATGAACCTCCTGTACCTTCGCGGTGGCCGTCGTGCCTTGCGTCTTGGTGCTGTGCAGGTCGTACGCCACCTTCCCCTGATGCAGCGAGAGGACGACCATCAGGAACGGGACGAGCAAGGCAGCACGGGCAATCCAGCGGATCATCGGAGACAGGGGGTCCTGGTAGAGTGAGGATGGAGAGTATATCGGGTCCGTACGGCCGTGGTCCGCAGTCGATCAGTGGATGCCGGGGATTGTCCGTGAAAAGTCCTCCCTGAGCAACTCTACGACAGAAAGAGGTATGGCTTCCAGGTGTCTTCGATCTCGCCAGCAAAGTCCCGCAGAAACATCACGTAGCTGGGGCGGAACGGTTGGCGTGCCAGTTCCATGTCTGCCTCCTCAGGCGTCGAGTCTCCCTTCTGGTTGTTACAGGTGACACAGGCCGCCACGAGATTCTCCCACGTGTCGCGTCCCCCTCGAGACTTCGGCACCACATGGTCGATGGTGAGATTGCTTTGGGACCCGCAGTACTGACACGTGTTTCGGTCCCGCTTCAGAACGTTCTTGCGGGAGAGCATGACTCGCTTGTATGGGACGTTGGCGTACTGCTTCAGACGCACGATGCTCGGCCACGGCAGTTCTACGCTCGGCGAACGCACGTATCGATCGTCCGCCGATTCCACAAGGTGCACCTTTTGTAGGTGCATGAGGACAACGGCCCGCTCCACACTACAGACGGTGAGTGCGCTGTAATCCTGGTTCAACACGAGAACATGCCCGTTCATCGGACGCGAGCCTCCCATGCGGTACAGGACTGTCGCTCACTCCCCGCTCTGGCGGGGGCGGGACGGACCTCTAGCACGACCTGCGTGGAGTTAGTACGGAAGAGAAGAGCCTCCACCGGAATGTCCGGTGCTGATTCGGGATGCTAACGCTGCGGGTAAGCCCAAAATGCGTGGTGCGTTATCAAAGGTTAGGGCCCTTTGTTTCTCCGCGAGGTGCTCCGCAGGCTCGCACCCCTGTAACGTTTCTCTTTTTGTAAAACCCGTGTCACGGGTCCGTCATCCCCGCCCCTTCCTCCCGTCTTAGGTCGCGCAAGACGCGGCGCCAGGCCACCGGCGGATCGGCCTCGAAGCGAAGACGCTCCTCTGTAGCAGGATGATCGAAGCCGAGACGGTACGCATGAAGCGCAGGATGGGGAAGCGTCTCGAAGAGCTGATCGTAGAAATTCCGCCGGCTTCCACTCTGCGTCCCGTACCGGACCCGCTGCCCACCGTACTTCGGATCGCCAAGAAGCGGGTGGCCCTGCGAACGCGCATGCACTCGGATCTGGTGGGTGCGCCCCGTTTCCAACTCGAACTCGACGACGGACGTGTGGGCGTGGGCCTCTACGGTCTCGTAGTGCGTACGGGCCCACTTGCCCTCGTCCTCGGGCACGACGGCCATCCGCTGCCGGTGGTGCGGGTCGCGGCCGATGGCCCCCTCAATCGTCCCGTCCGGAGGGGCGAAGCCCCCCCACACAATCGCCCGGTACCGCCGGTCCACTGTGTGGGCCTTGAATTGCTCGGCCAAGGGCTGGTGGGCCCGGTCCCGCTTCGCCACGACCAGCAGGCCGGACGTGCCCTTGTCAAGCCGGTGCACGATGCCAGGACGTACCACTGGGTGATCCGGCGCCTCGGGAAGCGCGTTGACCAGCGAGAGGCCGACCTCCTCCTCCGACACCTCGTTCCGCTCATCGTCTGCGGCCACCGCCCCGCCATCCACGTGGTGAAGCAGGGCGTGGACGAGCGTCCCCGAACGGTGGCCCGGCGCCGGATGCACCACCATGCCCGCCGGCTTGTTCACCACGAGCAGGTCATCGTCCTCGTGGACCACGTCGAGCGGAATCGCCTCCGGCTCGGCCTGCATCGGCGGCTTCCGAATGAGCCGGAAGACGATCTCGTCGCCGGGCTCCACCCCGTACGACTTCTTGACGTCCTCCCCGTTCACGTTGAGGTGTCCCTTTTTGATTGCGCGCTGGATCTTGGTGCGGGAGGCCTCGGGGTAAAAGCGCGTGAGGTACTTGTCGATGCGCAGTGCGTCCGTTTCGGTCTCCGGCACGACCACCTCAACGACGTTCTCCTTCCGACGCACGTCGGCGTCGTACTGATTGGGATCGAATGACTCAGGAACTTGGCCCATCGCTCGAAAGCTAAAAACTCAAGGTACGGATGTCCGCCTCAACGCACGAACGAGTCAATCGCGTCGACGACAGTCCGAAGGTCTTCGTAATTGTTGTAGTACGTCGGCGCGAGCCGGAGCTTTTGGTTGCGCACCGCCCCGGTAATGCCGTGCTCCTTCAGGTGCTCGAACAGGGCTTCCGGGGCGTCCGGCGCGACCGTCACGATGCCGCTCGCGTGTGTCGGGGCGTCGGTGCCGTAACGGGGCAGCCCGCGGTCGCTCAGTTCGTCCGCGAGGGCTTTGGAAAGCCGAAGAACGCGCTCTTCGCACCACTCCGGGCCCGCGTCGAGGTACAGGCCGAGGGCTGCGTGCAGGGCCGCGACGCCGACGCTGTTAAGGGTGCCGGTGCGGAAGCGTCGCGCGTCGTCGTGAAACGTGAGGTCGTAGTCGTCGAGGTGCTCCCAGTCGACCGGCCCGTGGAGCCAGCCCGTGGGCGGCCGAAGGTGGCCCTGAAGCGCCTCGTCGCAGTAGAGCACGCCGACGCCCTGCGCGGCCATCAGCCACTTGTGTCCGCCGGCGGTCAAAAAGTCGATGCCCGTTGCCTCCACGTCCACCTGCAAGGCCCCGAGCCCCTGAATGGCGTCCACGCAGAAAATCACGCCGTGCTCCTCACAGAGCGCGCCGAGCGCCTCCAGGTCCGCCCGGAAGCCCGAGAGGAAGTGCACCCAGGAGACACTCAGGAGTCGCGTCTCGGACCGCAGGGTGTCGGCCACGTCCTCCACGGTGTACGCCCCCTCGTCCGTCGGCACGAAGTCAACCGCGACGCCCTGGTTCTCTAGGTTCAGAAACGGATATACGTTGGTCGGGAAGGCGCCATCGGGCACCGCGATGCGGTCGCCCTCCTCCCAGTCGAGCCCGCGGGCCAACACATTGAGGCCGGCCGAGGTGTTGGGGACGAACTCGACCCGACTCGATTCGGTGCCCAGTACCGTCGCCACCCGGTCTTTTGTCTCTTGAATCACGGGCAGGAAGGACTCAAAGTTTTCGACGGGCGCCTCTGGATCGGCCCCGTGCCGTTCTCCCACATACGCGTCGATGGCCTCGCGCACCGGCCGGCTCATGGGGCTCACCGCCGCGTGGTTGAGGTAGGTCTGATGCTCCGTGTGGGGGTAGTGGTTTCGG
This is a stretch of genomic DNA from Salinibacter grassmerensis. It encodes these proteins:
- a CDS encoding HNH endonuclease, coding for MNGHVLVLNQDYSALTVCSVERAVVLMHLQKVHLVESADDRYVRSPSVELPWPSIVRLKQYANVPYKRVMLSRKNVLKRDRNTCQYCGSQSNLTIDHVVPKSRGGRDTWENLVAACVTCNNQKGDSTPEEADMELARQPFRPSYVMFLRDFAGEIEDTWKPYLFLS
- a CDS encoding RluA family pseudouridine synthase, whose protein sequence is MGQVPESFDPNQYDADVRRKENVVEVVVPETETDALRIDKYLTRFYPEASRTKIQRAIKKGHLNVNGEDVKKSYGVEPGDEIVFRLIRKPPMQAEPEAIPLDVVHEDDDLLVVNKPAGMVVHPAPGHRSGTLVHALLHHVDGGAVAADDERNEVSEEEVGLSLVNALPEAPDHPVVRPGIVHRLDKGTSGLLVVAKRDRAHQPLAEQFKAHTVDRRYRAIVWGGFAPPDGTIEGAIGRDPHHRQRMAVVPEDEGKWARTHYETVEAHAHTSVVEFELETGRTHQIRVHARSQGHPLLGDPKYGGQRVRYGTQSGSRRNFYDQLFETLPHPALHAYRLGFDHPATEERLRFEADPPVAWRRVLRDLRREEGAGMTDP
- a CDS encoding aminotransferase class V-fold PLP-dependent enzyme, with product MTPEALRNHYPHTEHQTYLNHAAVSPMSRPVREAIDAYVGERHGADPEAPVENFESFLPVIQETKDRVATVLGTESSRVEFVPNTSAGLNVLARGLDWEEGDRIAVPDGAFPTNVYPFLNLENQGVAVDFVPTDEGAYTVEDVADTLRSETRLLSVSWVHFLSGFRADLEALGALCEEHGVIFCVDAIQGLGALQVDVEATGIDFLTAGGHKWLMAAQGVGVLYCDEALQGHLRPPTGWLHGPVDWEHLDDYDLTFHDDARRFRTGTLNSVGVAALHAALGLYLDAGPEWCEERVLRLSKALADELSDRGLPRYGTDAPTHASGIVTVAPDAPEALFEHLKEHGITGAVRNQKLRLAPTYYNNYEDLRTVVDAIDSFVR